In the Nitrosarchaeum sp. genome, one interval contains:
- a CDS encoding TerC/Alx family metal homeostasis membrane protein, which yields MPIESGIVTLELWIIFFAILSVTIAIDLGLIHKIKRKLTKASSSELEHVMSTKEALGWTITWISLAGIFAGMIYFALGNDKMIEFVTGYALEKSLSVDNMFVFLLVFTTLGIPHKYQHRVLSVGILSAIVMRIALIVVGASLLDNFHWMIYIFGGLLWFTSIRMILQKEEKKIELEKNIAVRILKKFMPVNLNLVGNKFLVSINGVMHATPLLVALAIIELTDLVFAMDSIPAVLAITRDPFIVITSNVFAILGLRALYFLIGGMMERFHYLKPGLIVLLIFIGTKMIISEFYHIETVTSLIIVFVILVTVMIASLLKKPKSVKSE from the coding sequence TTGCCAATAGAATCTGGTATAGTTACACTTGAGCTGTGGATTATCTTTTTTGCAATTCTTTCAGTAACTATTGCAATTGATCTTGGATTGATTCATAAAATAAAAAGAAAGTTGACCAAAGCATCATCTTCTGAATTAGAACATGTGATGTCCACCAAAGAAGCACTTGGTTGGACTATTACTTGGATTTCACTTGCAGGAATTTTTGCAGGAATGATCTATTTTGCACTTGGTAATGATAAGATGATTGAATTTGTAACTGGTTATGCTCTAGAAAAGTCTCTTAGCGTAGATAACATGTTTGTATTTTTACTAGTTTTCACTACTCTGGGAATCCCTCATAAATATCAGCATAGGGTTCTCTCTGTTGGTATTCTCAGTGCAATTGTAATGAGAATTGCACTAATTGTTGTTGGTGCCTCTTTGCTAGATAATTTCCATTGGATGATCTATATTTTTGGTGGATTGCTTTGGTTTACATCCATTAGAATGATCCTCCAAAAAGAAGAAAAGAAAATTGAACTTGAAAAAAATATTGCAGTTAGAATTTTAAAAAAATTCATGCCTGTTAATCTAAATTTGGTTGGCAACAAATTCCTTGTATCAATCAATGGTGTAATGCATGCTACCCCCTTGTTAGTAGCACTTGCAATAATTGAGCTGACTGATTTGGTATTTGCAATGGACTCTATTCCGGCTGTCCTGGCAATTACTCGAGATCCATTCATAGTAATAACCTCAAATGTATTTGCTATCTTGGGTTTACGGGCACTTTACTTTTTGATTGGCGGTATGATGGAGCGATTCCATTACCTCAAACCTGGACTAATTGTACTTTTAATATTCATTGGAACAAAGATGATAATCTCTGAATTCTATCATATTGAAACTGTAACTTCTTTGATTATTGTGTTTGTAATTCTTGTAACTGTAATGATTGCTTCATTGCTAAAAAAACCAAAATCAGTAAAATCTGAATAA
- a CDS encoding fibronectin type III domain-containing protein translates to MNTYTLNRKSSVGLCFGVILLIGIVSVQMAHAEPTFSFKFGTFGTTNNQLKNPHDVDVSSDGKSIYVTDTDNHRIIVFDDDGDYDYKFGTFCNMTSIQNCNDDADGADSDGDGQFNNPFSGVLDGIGNFFVVDSDNERVQRFDDGDGQFESKFGSSDNTKSEYLGSAQGIATQKSTKKIFVSSIETDSISVFDSTGTFVINFKTFDGTETLQNPSHMIIDDSEETLYVSDTGNDRIIAFKLVTGTTCPAGTTKTVDGICYVKKFGSLGTSDGKFDSPSGLAVDSTNDLLYVADTGNNRIQVFKLTTDTTCASGTSKVVDGVCFVEKFGSLGTSDGKFDSPLGIALDTTHNLLYVADADNSRIQAFTLVSASQTPGPPKNLKTSPVSPTSVLLTWDEPVLSTGSPAVTGYKIEYKTATTAYAVLIADTKSTSTSFLHEGLDSSNTYTYQIYAINSKGTSTPSSSSSVKPAETTVPSGLLATAISPNQIRLSWQAPSNTFGQSIGGYTIQRVVGPDVYDDLGSTNSKTTTFTVNNLTTDKSYSFVVRANIGYGVTEPSNTASATPKTTSADVPQTQTSSNTAVIQISSPPIKLTATSTSSTQINLSWSPPSSTGNTPITGYKIEMKKDSSSYSVLVANTNSTSTTYSHTNLVANSKYTYKVYAINAAGTSTASNEVTTIPTTTLKINPLGKLTIDEGKLLSFAVKLTDPSMSGMVFSLENSPTGSSINQNNGMFSWAPTDTQGGKAYIFDIVANLGSLSDRQSITITVNDSIKTSEPIKEPEPIKEEPVDNPDTQKLAPFVDPERDPQSYVDRYNNEPSYKKWFDDNFPEYSSIYEAVGLDKPKTDEPKTDEPKFGVCGPGTKLIDGICTIVDMPKPNLKPWWQFW, encoded by the coding sequence TTGAATACATATACGTTGAATAGAAAATCATCTGTTGGTCTATGTTTTGGTGTAATATTGCTAATTGGTATTGTATCAGTACAAATGGCACATGCTGAACCTACATTTTCTTTTAAATTTGGTACTTTTGGAACTACAAATAATCAACTAAAAAATCCACACGATGTTGATGTAAGTAGTGACGGTAAATCAATATACGTTACAGATACTGATAATCACAGAATCATCGTATTTGATGATGATGGAGATTATGATTACAAATTTGGCACATTTTGTAATATGACTTCCATTCAAAACTGTAATGATGATGCAGATGGAGCAGACAGCGATGGTGATGGTCAATTTAACAATCCGTTTAGTGGAGTTTTAGATGGGATTGGAAATTTCTTTGTTGTTGATTCTGATAATGAACGAGTTCAAAGGTTTGATGACGGCGATGGTCAATTTGAATCAAAATTTGGTTCTTCTGATAATACAAAATCAGAGTATCTAGGCTCTGCACAAGGAATTGCTACGCAAAAGTCTACAAAGAAAATTTTTGTATCTAGTATTGAAACTGATTCAATATCTGTCTTTGATTCTACTGGAACTTTTGTAATTAATTTTAAAACATTTGATGGCACTGAAACTCTACAGAATCCATCACATATGATTATTGACGATAGCGAAGAGACTTTGTATGTTTCTGATACTGGTAATGACAGGATTATCGCATTCAAACTCGTTACAGGAACAACATGTCCTGCAGGTACTACAAAAACAGTCGATGGAATTTGCTATGTCAAAAAATTTGGCTCTTTAGGTACATCTGACGGAAAATTTGATTCTCCGTCAGGTCTGGCAGTTGATTCAACAAATGATTTGCTTTATGTTGCAGATACTGGCAATAACCGAATCCAAGTATTCAAACTAACTACTGATACAACTTGCGCTAGTGGTACAAGCAAAGTTGTTGATGGTGTATGTTTTGTAGAAAAATTTGGCTCTTTAGGTACATCTGACGGAAAATTTGATTCTCCATTGGGAATTGCATTAGATACTACACATAATTTACTATATGTTGCAGATGCTGATAACAGTCGAATTCAGGCATTTACACTAGTATCTGCTTCACAAACTCCTGGCCCTCCAAAGAATTTGAAAACCTCTCCAGTTTCTCCAACGTCTGTACTCTTAACTTGGGATGAGCCTGTTTTATCTACTGGGTCTCCTGCAGTAACTGGTTACAAAATTGAATACAAAACAGCAACTACTGCATATGCTGTTTTAATTGCAGATACTAAGAGTACGTCAACATCATTTCTTCATGAAGGTTTAGACTCTAGCAATACTTACACTTATCAAATATATGCAATAAACTCTAAAGGAACAAGTACCCCATCTTCTAGTTCATCAGTAAAACCTGCAGAAACTACTGTCCCAAGTGGATTGCTTGCAACTGCAATTTCTCCAAATCAAATTAGACTTTCATGGCAAGCTCCATCAAATACGTTTGGACAGAGTATTGGTGGATATACAATTCAGCGCGTAGTTGGACCTGATGTTTATGATGATCTTGGCTCAACAAATAGTAAAACAACTACATTCACTGTCAATAACTTAACAACTGATAAATCATATTCGTTTGTGGTTCGAGCAAATATTGGTTATGGTGTTACAGAACCATCCAACACTGCCTCTGCTACTCCTAAAACCACTTCTGCTGACGTTCCTCAAACTCAAACATCTTCTAATACTGCTGTAATCCAAATCTCATCGCCGCCAATAAAATTAACTGCAACAAGTACTTCATCAACTCAGATTAATCTTTCATGGAGTCCGCCTTCTTCTACTGGCAATACTCCAATTACTGGCTACAAAATTGAGATGAAAAAAGATTCAAGCTCTTATTCTGTATTGGTAGCAAATACAAACAGTACATCGACTACATACTCTCATACGAATCTTGTCGCAAATTCAAAATATACATACAAAGTATATGCGATAAACGCTGCTGGTACAAGCACAGCATCTAATGAAGTTACAACAATTCCTACCACCACTTTGAAAATAAATCCTTTAGGTAAACTAACGATAGATGAAGGCAAATTACTGTCTTTTGCTGTAAAGTTAACTGATCCATCAATGAGTGGTATGGTATTTAGTCTAGAGAATTCTCCTACTGGATCTTCGATTAATCAAAACAATGGAATGTTCAGTTGGGCTCCAACTGATACACAAGGTGGAAAAGCATACATTTTTGATATAGTCGCAAATCTAGGCTCGTTAAGTGATAGACAATCAATTACAATTACTGTAAATGACTCTATCAAAACATCTGAACCTATTAAAGAACCCGAGCCAATAAAAGAGGAACCTGTAGATAATCCTGATACTCAAAAGTTAGCTCCTTTTGTTGACCCTGAAAGAGATCCGCAATCTTATGTTGATAGATACAACAACGAACCCAGTTACAAAAAATGGTTTGATGATAATTTCCCAGAATACTCTTCAATCTATGAAGCAGTTGGATTAGACAAACCAAAAACTGATGAACCAAAAACTGATGAGCCAAAATTTGGAGTATGTGGGCCTGGAACAAAATTAATTGATGGCATATGTACTATTGTCGATATGCCAAAACCAAATCTAAAGCCTTGGTGGCAATTCTGGTAG
- a CDS encoding CdvA-like protein, with protein MTHDDIDIIGKNVKDMYGTFMGKVIGTITDIDGSIQSVGVDCGAQGLQQIAYEQLVVQGSVVIFIPKWRLDSQRLLREKQLTLRRLKALIDIVSENDDMKEDAEIIHEKYKSKLESLDELENQIKSKLDARQAALEEQLKSTKMLLFDAKVQYKSNEISENTFETVKSCATELIEHVTHESAEISNVKRRIADLDAEVITVTTPPKKEIQESAVSYLGNSEQEQLVQSILPEAPTDPVIHSKASHADETESHLPTPPKEVKKETSHYDDWLGRMEAS; from the coding sequence ATGACACACGACGATATCGATATCATCGGTAAAAACGTCAAAGACATGTACGGAACATTCATGGGTAAAGTCATTGGAACAATAACTGACATTGATGGAAGCATCCAATCAGTTGGCGTTGACTGCGGTGCTCAAGGATTACAGCAAATCGCATATGAGCAACTTGTAGTTCAAGGCAGTGTTGTTATATTCATTCCAAAATGGAGACTAGACTCACAAAGACTTCTACGCGAAAAACAACTAACACTGCGTCGTCTAAAGGCCTTGATTGATATTGTTTCTGAAAATGATGACATGAAAGAAGATGCCGAAATAATTCATGAAAAATACAAGTCAAAACTTGAATCATTGGATGAATTGGAAAACCAGATCAAATCAAAGCTAGATGCAAGACAAGCAGCGCTAGAGGAACAGCTAAAGTCTACAAAGATGTTGTTATTTGATGCAAAAGTACAATACAAGAGCAACGAAATCTCAGAAAATACATTTGAGACCGTGAAATCATGCGCTACGGAACTAATTGAACATGTAACTCACGAATCTGCCGAAATCTCAAACGTAAAGAGAAGAATCGCTGATCTTGATGCAGAAGTAATAACTGTGACGACACCTCCAAAAAAAGAAATCCAAGAATCCGCCGTTTCATATCTGGGCAATTCTGAACAAGAACAACTAGTTCAGAGCATACTTCCAGAAGCACCAACAGATCCAGTCATTCATTCAAAAGCTTCACACGCTGATGAAACCGAATCACATCTACCAACACCTCCCAAAGAGGTTAAAAAAGAAACATCTCACTACGACGACTGGCTTGGTAGAATGGAAGCATCTTAA
- the acs gene encoding acetate--CoA ligase — protein MSEFNIGLGNNDTQTRKDASLDFVSFWDEQAKNLSWFSPWEKTLDWNPPFAKWFVGGTINASYNALDIHQQNKAEKPAILWEGENGDSRILTYKDMWKQVQKLANVLKSLGVKKGDRVTIYLPMIPELPISMLACARIGATHTVIFSGFSAAAIKDRIEDSKSKIVITADGGYRRGNVIKLKEIIDDAINTLDFVQNIIVVERTKNKITLSSKDKLWNQLMENASDVFPAEKLDSAHPLYILYTSGTTGKPKGVLHGTGGYLTHLHSTFKWAFDIKDSDVFFCTADIGWVTGHSYVVYGPLLHGATEVMYEGAPDFPDASRMWDIIEKYKVTIFYTTPTALRMFMKFGNELPDSFDLSSLRLLGSVGEPINPEVWRWYFKIIGKEKCPIIDTWWQTETGGMLISALPGLETIPLKPGSGTLPIPGLQISVVDESGNDVPANTKGYLLIKNPWPGMLLTLWEDDKKYHDVYWSKYKNCYYPGDYALKDSDGYFWLLGRADDVLKVAGHRIGTAELESCLVSHNDVAESAVCGIPDEIKGEIIIAFVVLKQNVTQNTTLLEKELSRKIRNDIGAIATPQQIYFVSKLPKTRSGKIMRRLLKAIANNETIGDVSTLEDGAAVSEIQSAFDELQKSIQNKTK, from the coding sequence ATGTCCGAATTTAATATCGGTCTTGGAAATAATGATACTCAAACAAGAAAAGATGCATCTTTAGATTTTGTTTCCTTTTGGGATGAACAGGCAAAAAATCTTAGTTGGTTTTCCCCTTGGGAAAAAACATTGGACTGGAATCCTCCATTTGCTAAATGGTTTGTAGGAGGTACAATTAACGCATCATACAATGCACTTGATATTCATCAGCAAAACAAGGCTGAAAAACCTGCTATATTGTGGGAAGGTGAGAATGGTGATTCACGTATTCTTACTTACAAAGACATGTGGAAACAAGTCCAAAAACTTGCAAATGTCCTCAAATCACTTGGCGTTAAGAAAGGAGATCGAGTGACTATCTATCTTCCAATGATTCCTGAATTGCCAATATCGATGCTTGCTTGTGCACGAATTGGTGCTACTCATACTGTTATATTTTCTGGATTTAGTGCTGCTGCAATTAAAGATAGAATTGAAGATTCAAAATCAAAAATAGTAATTACTGCTGATGGTGGATATAGACGTGGTAATGTAATTAAACTCAAAGAAATAATTGATGATGCAATCAATACTCTTGATTTTGTTCAAAACATAATTGTAGTTGAAAGAACAAAAAATAAAATCACTCTTTCTTCAAAAGACAAGCTTTGGAATCAATTAATGGAAAATGCATCCGATGTATTTCCTGCAGAAAAATTAGATAGTGCTCACCCTCTTTACATTTTGTATACCTCTGGAACAACAGGAAAACCAAAAGGTGTACTGCATGGAACTGGAGGTTATCTAACACACTTGCATTCCACATTCAAGTGGGCATTTGACATTAAAGATTCCGACGTATTTTTTTGTACCGCTGATATTGGTTGGGTCACAGGACACAGCTATGTAGTTTATGGCCCACTTTTACATGGTGCAACAGAAGTAATGTATGAAGGTGCACCAGATTTTCCAGACGCATCACGAATGTGGGATATAATTGAAAAATACAAAGTTACAATTTTCTACACAACTCCTACTGCACTTCGAATGTTTATGAAATTTGGAAACGAACTTCCTGATTCATTTGACCTTTCATCTCTTAGACTTTTAGGAAGTGTAGGTGAACCAATTAATCCCGAAGTGTGGAGATGGTATTTCAAAATAATTGGAAAAGAAAAATGTCCTATAATTGATACTTGGTGGCAAACTGAAACTGGCGGCATGTTGATATCTGCTTTACCTGGGTTGGAAACAATTCCGCTAAAGCCAGGCTCTGGAACTCTGCCTATTCCGGGATTACAAATATCTGTAGTCGATGAATCTGGAAATGACGTACCTGCAAACACCAAGGGATATTTGCTAATCAAAAATCCTTGGCCCGGAATGCTTTTGACTTTATGGGAAGATGATAAGAAATATCATGATGTGTATTGGTCAAAGTACAAAAATTGTTACTATCCTGGTGATTATGCACTCAAAGATTCAGATGGTTACTTTTGGTTGCTTGGTAGAGCCGATGATGTCCTAAAAGTAGCTGGTCACAGAATAGGCACTGCTGAACTTGAAAGCTGTCTTGTATCTCATAATGATGTTGCAGAATCAGCTGTTTGTGGAATCCCAGATGAAATTAAAGGTGAAATCATAATTGCATTTGTAGTTTTAAAACAAAATGTAACACAAAATACTACACTTTTAGAAAAAGAATTGTCTAGAAAAATAAGAAATGATATTGGTGCAATTGCTACTCCGCAACAAATCTATTTTGTATCAAAATTGCCAAAAACTCGTAGTGGTAAAATTATGCGAAGACTGCTAAAGGCAATAGCAAACAATGAGACTATCGGAGATGTTAGTACTTTGGAAGATGGAGCTGCAGTATCTGAAATCCAATCTGCATTTGATGAACTACAAAAATCAATTCAAAATAAAACAAAATAA
- a CDS encoding PAS domain-containing protein: MSQTEARKILKDAPIMWRRINSIGIILDCNSTYASKLGYVKTEILGRAIFEHVPKESWEAMNDSLKTWFETGNVTDREITFKRQDGSTFPGILHAVSLYDEKKNLLGSNTVIFDLTELNDKKIKEFEEYFKEAKEKLDEIKKSEYNNLDENSKSEYDGLRKMFDMLVTTDLRSLKK, from the coding sequence ATGTCACAGACAGAAGCAAGAAAAATTCTCAAGGACGCCCCAATAATGTGGAGACGGATCAACTCGATTGGAATTATTCTTGATTGCAATTCAACTTATGCTAGCAAGTTAGGATATGTCAAAACAGAGATTCTAGGCAGAGCGATATTTGAGCACGTACCTAAAGAGTCTTGGGAAGCAATGAATGACTCGCTAAAAACATGGTTTGAGACAGGAAATGTCACAGATAGGGAAATTACCTTTAAGAGACAAGATGGAAGTACTTTTCCAGGAATCTTACACGCAGTGAGTCTTTATGATGAGAAGAAAAACTTGCTTGGAAGTAATACAGTAATTTTTGATCTTACAGAATTAAATGACAAAAAAATTAAAGAATTTGAAGAATATTTCAAAGAAGCTAAAGAAAAACTTGATGAAATTAAAAAAAGCGAATACAATAATTTAGATGAAAATTCTAAATCAGAATATGATGGATTAAGAAAAATGTTTGACATGCTTGTAACAACGGATTTAAGATCGTTAAAAAAATAA
- the fen gene encoding flap endonuclease-1: MGLNLKELVVREKTTLESFSSKVIAIDAYNAIYQFLASIRGPDGLQLSDSEGRITSHLSGLLYRNINFLSLGIKPVYVFDGKPPSLKTAEIERRKQIKKDATIKYEKAIADGNLEDARKFAQQTTSMKDGMVKESKQILSYFGIPFIDAASEGEATAAHLTNTGQAYASASQDFDSILCGAKRLIRNFTNSGRRKIPNRNTYVEIEPEIIETQKTLDSLEITREQIVDIGILIGTDFNPNGFDRIGPKTALKMIKQYSRLEDIPQIQEQLQTIEYEKIRKIFLEPVVTDVNEIVFRKVDYEGMTNYLVKERSFSEDRIQSSLNRLRKALEKKSHNLDQWFS, from the coding sequence ATGGGATTAAACCTCAAAGAGTTAGTAGTAAGAGAAAAAACAACTCTGGAATCATTTTCATCAAAAGTGATAGCAATTGACGCGTATAATGCAATTTATCAATTTTTGGCAAGCATTAGAGGTCCAGATGGATTACAGTTATCGGATTCTGAAGGTAGGATAACAAGTCATCTTAGTGGATTACTTTATAGAAATATCAATTTTTTATCATTAGGGATAAAACCAGTCTATGTATTTGATGGAAAGCCACCGTCATTGAAAACTGCAGAAATTGAAAGAAGAAAACAGATCAAAAAAGATGCTACAATAAAATATGAAAAAGCAATTGCGGATGGAAATTTAGAAGATGCAAGAAAGTTTGCGCAGCAAACAACTAGCATGAAAGATGGGATGGTTAAAGAGTCAAAACAGATTTTATCATACTTTGGAATTCCATTCATCGATGCAGCGTCGGAAGGTGAAGCAACCGCAGCCCATCTAACAAATACGGGACAAGCTTATGCCTCTGCAAGTCAAGATTTTGACTCCATACTTTGTGGTGCAAAGAGACTGATTAGAAATTTTACAAACAGCGGAAGAAGAAAGATTCCAAACAGAAACACGTATGTGGAAATCGAGCCAGAGATTATTGAGACTCAAAAAACACTAGATTCGTTAGAAATTACTAGAGAGCAAATAGTAGATATTGGAATTTTAATTGGTACAGATTTTAATCCAAATGGATTTGACAGGATAGGACCAAAAACGGCATTAAAGATGATAAAACAGTATTCACGACTCGAAGATATTCCGCAAATTCAAGAACAGTTACAAACAATTGAGTATGAGAAGATTCGCAAAATATTTCTCGAACCTGTTGTAACAGATGTAAATGAGATAGTCTTTAGGAAAGTAGACTATGAAGGAATGACAAACTATCTAGTCAAAGAGAGAAGTTTTTCTGAAGATAGAATTCAGTCTTCTTTGAATCGACTTAGAAAAGCACTAGAAAAAAAGAGTCATAATTTAGATCAGTGGTTTAGCTAA
- a CDS encoding rhodanese-like domain-containing protein: protein MEQKQLGISSKQLEQDMIQQKPFLLFDLRTKESFEKSHVPGSVHAVCDTNAKETILPKIPKNAKIILISDPEEYAKETAQMMKSFGLDVYFLIDGFSSWKGTLSQGETGKTISADNLAQKLDNVFLLDVRDRDEYSKYQITGSVNIPLSDLFDAKTISKIPKNKEIVTICPHGNRAMIASFALARVGIDSKILTGGLAGWNQVLKPVTVVKEPVQIIQVQKIGKGCLSHIVESDGEAIVIDPLYPFEKYTDIAKEQGFQIIKVMDTHQHADHVSAAKDLAKAVNAKLYLSKYEGYVFDANFIGDAEQLQFGKAILRIIHTPGHTHGSLSYVIDEKYVFTGDILFVESIGRPDLRDKVEEFTDDLYNTLHNKLLKLPHNVMVFPTHHSQNVEPIDEVFYSTIEQSKKLPWLDIPKREFIKKIVSITLPRPMNYQKIIAVNKGELELKKSEIPDLEIGPNRCAIDSK from the coding sequence ATGGAGCAGAAACAACTAGGGATTTCATCTAAACAGTTAGAACAAGACATGATTCAACAAAAACCATTCCTTTTGTTTGATCTTAGAACCAAAGAAAGTTTTGAAAAATCCCATGTACCTGGATCTGTTCATGCGGTATGTGATACTAATGCTAAGGAAACGATATTGCCAAAAATCCCAAAAAATGCCAAAATTATATTGATATCTGATCCAGAAGAATATGCTAAAGAAACGGCACAGATGATGAAATCTTTTGGATTAGATGTTTACTTTTTAATTGATGGCTTTTCTTCATGGAAAGGAACTCTCTCACAAGGAGAGACTGGAAAAACGATTTCGGCAGATAATCTGGCCCAAAAATTAGACAATGTATTCCTACTAGATGTACGAGATAGAGATGAGTATTCAAAATATCAAATTACTGGTAGCGTAAACATTCCTTTGAGTGATCTTTTTGATGCAAAAACTATTTCCAAAATTCCAAAAAACAAAGAAATTGTTACCATATGCCCACATGGGAATCGTGCAATGATTGCAAGTTTTGCACTAGCAAGAGTGGGAATTGATTCAAAAATACTTACAGGCGGATTAGCTGGATGGAATCAAGTTTTAAAGCCTGTAACAGTAGTGAAAGAACCAGTACAAATTATTCAAGTACAGAAAATTGGAAAAGGATGCTTATCACACATTGTAGAATCAGATGGAGAGGCAATTGTAATTGACCCGTTATATCCTTTTGAAAAATACACAGATATTGCAAAAGAACAAGGATTTCAAATTATCAAAGTAATGGATACACATCAACATGCAGATCATGTATCTGCGGCAAAAGATCTAGCCAAAGCAGTTAATGCAAAATTATACCTCTCAAAGTATGAAGGATATGTCTTTGATGCAAATTTTATTGGGGATGCAGAACAATTACAATTTGGGAAAGCCATTCTTCGAATTATTCACACTCCGGGACATACGCATGGAAGTCTCAGCTATGTAATAGATGAAAAATACGTCTTCACAGGAGACATATTGTTTGTAGAGTCAATTGGACGACCAGATCTTAGAGATAAAGTAGAAGAGTTTACAGATGATCTTTACAATACATTACACAACAAGCTGCTTAAACTTCCACATAATGTAATGGTGTTTCCGACACATCATAGTCAAAATGTGGAACCTATAGATGAAGTATTTTATTCCACAATAGAACAATCAAAGAAACTTCCATGGCTTGATATCCCAAAACGAGAATTCATCAAAAAAATAGTTTCAATAACGCTTCCAAGACCAATGAATTATCAAAAAATTATTGCCGTAAATAAAGGAGAATTAGAACTAAAAAAATCTGAAATCCCAGATTTGGAGATTGGACCAAACAGGTGTGCTATTGATTCAAAATAA
- a CDS encoding adenylate/guanylate cyclase domain-containing protein, with translation MVTKKIENKGIENLLSTKTPSIVDMLLGRGTEKVVDSETLIKEVHDRVLKSLNHEFLYSTVTEESEIFLRGKILQSMDMAVLFVDLVGSTDMILNLPKEKLAIVFTTFAQEMAYVIKRHDGFVLKFVGDAVIGYFVAENLSASVANRAVTCAESMLKILKLGINPILKSNNLPELKIKIGIDYGENTIVRYGDDLQESHVDILGPSVSMAAKIQNLSQPDQIVVGDDIYTKLHKSIQEYFEHLKLDKSEWSYKSSKTKKIYPVYTYIGK, from the coding sequence TTGGTAACTAAAAAAATTGAAAATAAAGGCATTGAAAATCTACTATCTACAAAAACTCCAAGTATAGTAGACATGCTACTAGGAAGAGGAACAGAAAAAGTAGTAGATTCTGAAACGTTAATCAAAGAAGTACACGACAGAGTACTAAAATCATTGAATCATGAATTTTTGTATTCTACCGTAACTGAAGAATCAGAAATATTTCTAAGGGGAAAAATATTGCAGAGTATGGATATGGCAGTTTTGTTTGTAGATCTTGTCGGGTCTACAGATATGATCCTAAATTTACCCAAAGAAAAACTTGCTATTGTTTTTACTACATTTGCTCAAGAGATGGCATATGTGATTAAACGTCATGATGGATTTGTGTTAAAGTTTGTAGGAGATGCAGTGATTGGATACTTTGTTGCAGAAAATCTATCAGCATCCGTTGCAAATAGAGCAGTCACATGTGCAGAATCAATGCTTAAAATTCTCAAACTCGGGATAAATCCTATTTTGAAAAGCAACAACTTACCGGAATTAAAGATAAAAATTGGCATTGATTACGGCGAAAATACAATTGTACGATATGGGGATGATTTGCAGGAATCCCATGTAGATATTTTAGGACCTTCAGTAAGTATGGCAGCTAAAATTCAAAATCTATCTCAACCCGACCAGATAGTAGTCGGAGATGACATCTATACCAAACTCCACAAGTCAATTCAAGAATATTTTGAACATTTGAAATTAGATAAATCAGAATGGAGCTATAAATCTTCAAAAACAAAAAAGATCTATCCAGTGTACACGTACATTGGAAAATAA
- a CDS encoding DUF1059 domain-containing protein, with translation MLKFKCSSVGFDCDFVAKGKSEEEILTQCAAHATKDHKMKPEEITPELQDKIKKNIHKSLF, from the coding sequence ATGTTAAAATTCAAATGCAGCTCAGTTGGATTTGATTGCGATTTTGTTGCCAAGGGTAAATCTGAGGAAGAAATCTTAACACAGTGTGCAGCACATGCCACAAAAGATCATAAAATGAAACCAGAAGAGATTACTCCGGAATTACAAGATAAAATCAAAAAAAATATCCACAAGTCATTATTTTAA